Proteins from a genomic interval of Paenibacillus sp. RC334:
- a CDS encoding sulfurtransferase: protein MKSIVSKRWLLARLYEPDIIVADCRSLLGQAGAGRAQFNEDHIPGAIHFDLEEDLTAPLGEHGGRHPLPYADTLAARLSRAGINADSRIIAYDDQGGMMASRFWWLLRYLGHEQVYVLDESYSAWKEAKFPVTADQPIRIPSTFVANVQPQMLATMQEVQRVSAGSVTVGSYTLIDSRERPRYLGLEEPIDQAAGHIPGAVNFFWKEVLNEKGILKNVEQLEKHFASLDRNAEIIVYCGSGVSACPNVLALGEAGFSKVRLYPGSWSDWISYEENPVATGEE from the coding sequence ATGAAATCCATTGTATCCAAACGCTGGCTGTTAGCTCGACTATATGAGCCAGATATCATCGTCGCAGACTGCCGTTCTCTGCTCGGACAAGCCGGAGCGGGACGGGCTCAATTTAATGAAGATCATATTCCAGGGGCTATCCACTTCGATCTGGAGGAAGACCTCACGGCTCCTCTGGGTGAGCATGGTGGACGTCATCCTTTGCCGTATGCTGACACACTTGCCGCGCGCCTGAGTCGCGCCGGAATCAACGCAGATTCACGCATCATTGCCTACGACGATCAAGGCGGCATGATGGCCTCCCGCTTCTGGTGGCTACTGCGCTATCTCGGTCACGAGCAGGTATATGTGCTGGATGAAAGCTACAGTGCTTGGAAGGAAGCGAAGTTCCCGGTCACGGCAGACCAGCCGATTCGCATTCCCTCGACCTTTGTAGCAAATGTACAGCCGCAAATGCTCGCAACCATGCAAGAGGTACAACGTGTGTCCGCAGGCTCGGTTACTGTTGGCTCCTATACATTGATCGACTCTAGAGAGCGGCCGCGCTACCTGGGACTGGAAGAGCCCATAGATCAAGCAGCAGGACATATCCCCGGTGCAGTGAATTTCTTTTGGAAAGAGGTATTGAACGAAAAGGGTATATTAAAAAATGTGGAACAACTGGAAAAGCACTTTGCCAGCCTTGACCGGAATGCAGAAATTATCGTGTATTGCGGTTCCGGCGTATCCGCCTGCCCGAATGTGCTGGCCTTGGGCGAGGCAGGATTTAGTAAGGTGCGGTTATATCCGGGAAGCTGGAGCGATTGGATTTCTTATGAGGAGAATCCGGTGGCGACTGGGGAAGAGTAA
- a CDS encoding FAD-dependent oxidoreductase translates to MNKQKIVIIGAGIVGASVAYHLAKRNQDVTVIERHPAAAREVTEKSFAWIHTTHRVAPEYWHLYDAALEEYHTLQQELSELKIHWHGALTWGTPPLREQLHFQKLNREQLEALEPNLKEYPDEAMFASEEGAVDPIGVTELLLSKAQEYGAKVQFGTNVTQLQQEDSRLVGVHTSKGFLESDVVVLAAGTGIPELCNPLGCPVPVTSSPSILIQMKTANKLIRTLISNAQFEARQLTDYTLLAAEDYIDESEENGPEAVGKRAFDTLRRSLKDGNQLELESIKVGMRPMPEDGYPIVGFQDHIKGLYLTVMHSAITLAPLIAHLAASEIIDRESRSELDPCRLSRF, encoded by the coding sequence TTGAATAAACAAAAAATCGTGATTATTGGCGCAGGGATTGTCGGGGCGTCTGTGGCCTATCATCTGGCCAAACGAAATCAAGATGTAACCGTTATTGAACGACACCCCGCCGCGGCGCGTGAAGTCACGGAAAAATCTTTTGCCTGGATACATACGACTCATCGGGTGGCTCCCGAATACTGGCATTTGTACGATGCAGCTTTGGAAGAATATCATACGCTTCAGCAAGAGCTGTCCGAACTGAAAATTCACTGGCATGGAGCGCTGACTTGGGGCACTCCGCCCCTAAGGGAGCAACTCCACTTTCAAAAATTAAACCGGGAGCAGCTTGAGGCATTGGAGCCGAATCTGAAGGAATATCCGGATGAAGCGATGTTTGCCAGCGAAGAAGGTGCGGTGGACCCTATAGGGGTAACGGAGCTGTTGTTGAGCAAAGCGCAGGAGTACGGAGCAAAGGTTCAGTTCGGTACCAACGTTACGCAGCTGCAGCAAGAAGATTCCCGCCTGGTCGGTGTCCATACATCCAAGGGTTTTCTGGAGTCGGATGTCGTGGTATTGGCCGCAGGTACAGGCATACCCGAACTTTGCAACCCGTTAGGTTGTCCCGTGCCGGTAACGTCGTCGCCTTCCATTCTGATTCAAATGAAAACTGCGAATAAACTGATACGCACATTAATCTCAAATGCGCAATTTGAAGCGCGTCAACTGACGGATTATACGCTGCTGGCTGCGGAAGATTATATCGACGAGTCGGAGGAAAACGGACCAGAGGCGGTCGGTAAGCGAGCGTTCGACACGTTGCGTCGCAGTCTGAAGGACGGGAATCAACTGGAACTGGAAAGCATAAAGGTCGGGATGAGACCAATGCCTGAAGACGGCTATCCGATCGTGGGCTTCCAAGATCACATAAAGGGACTTTATCTGACGGTGATGCATTCTGCGATTACGCTGGCGCCGCTGATTGCGCATCTGGCTGCAAGTGAAATAATCGATCGGGAATCAAGAAGTGAATTAGACCCTTGTCGACTCTCCCGATTTTAG
- a CDS encoding retropepsin-like aspartic protease → MKIEYKDGLLFTEITIHYNGQKKVINNVVIDTGASHTLTSQDEVDDIGIRVGLEDDIITSYGIGGKEHAFTKTIEGIQVGEYILRDTPVDFTSFRYHNINGLLGLDILIKGKFNVDLENFELLH, encoded by the coding sequence ATGAAAATTGAGTATAAAGATGGATTATTATTTACGGAAATAACGATTCATTATAATGGACAGAAGAAAGTAATAAATAATGTAGTTATTGATACAGGAGCAAGTCATACATTGACTTCTCAGGATGAAGTGGATGATATTGGAATTCGAGTCGGCTTAGAAGATGACATTATAACCAGTTATGGAATCGGAGGTAAAGAACATGCATTTACCAAAACGATAGAGGGGATACAGGTAGGAGAATATATCTTAAGGGATACCCCAGTAGACTTTACTTCATTTAGATATCATAACATTAACGGATTACTAGGGTTAGATATATTAATAAAGGGCAAATTTAATGTTGATCTAGAGAACTTTGAGCTCCTACATTAA
- a CDS encoding histidine phosphatase family protein, whose amino-acid sequence MKTYIYFVRHSESSKSEGNERTRGLTKKGKFDSHRITELLKDEGISVFISSPYIRAILTIEELAQQSDKEILVFEDLKELVFSREETIIPDKEVYSLVSKMFKDPYYKEPFGESINDCQRRSVTRLKEIIKNYKGQKIAIGTHGLVMILMMRYFDDQYGYEFLMKTSKPDVYRMEFNDEELIDTQRIYKEVNCG is encoded by the coding sequence ATGAAAACATATATTTACTTTGTTAGACATAGTGAATCATCCAAATCGGAAGGAAATGAAAGAACTCGAGGATTAACTAAAAAAGGAAAGTTTGATTCCCATAGAATAACCGAACTGCTGAAGGATGAAGGAATTAGTGTATTTATTTCAAGTCCATATATTCGAGCAATCCTAACAATTGAAGAGTTGGCACAACAAAGTGATAAAGAGATTTTAGTGTTTGAAGATCTTAAAGAACTTGTATTTTCAAGAGAGGAAACGATTATTCCAGACAAAGAAGTATACTCACTCGTAAGTAAGATGTTTAAAGACCCTTATTATAAGGAACCTTTTGGTGAGTCCATAAATGACTGTCAAAGACGATCTGTAACAAGATTAAAAGAAATAATAAAGAACTATAAGGGGCAGAAGATAGCAATAGGAACACATGGGTTGGTCATGATATTAATGATGAGATACTTCGATGATCAATACGGGTATGAGTTCTTAATGAAAACCTCAAAACCAGATGTATATAGAATGGAGTTCAACGATGAAGAATTAATAGATACTCAAAGAATATATAAAGAAGTGAATTGTGGGTGA
- a CDS encoding carbohydrate ABC transporter permease encodes MYHKTIPYRVFSIFNNVFLTILSLLCLLPLYHLLMVSLSASAPANAGLVTFWPIGFTLEAYAKTFDNANFLSSLWVSVERTVLGTGLALVVNTIAAYALSKETRVFRARNIYLWYFVITMLFSGGLIPGYILILKLGLMNTLLALILPGLVAVFNIILLLNFFRTVPKDLEEAAFIDGAGHLQTFIKIYLPVSIPVIATVSLFMMVGHWNSYFDGIIYIRDSEKLPLATFMQTIIVQADMSKLDPEAVANLSQRIIRASQIFISALPILLVYPFLQRYFVTGIVVGAVKE; translated from the coding sequence ATGTACCATAAAACGATTCCATATCGAGTATTCAGCATATTCAATAATGTGTTCCTGACCATCCTTTCGCTGCTCTGCTTGCTGCCTTTATATCACTTGCTCATGGTATCTCTTAGCGCATCCGCACCTGCCAATGCCGGACTGGTTACGTTCTGGCCGATTGGCTTTACGCTTGAAGCCTATGCTAAGACGTTTGATAATGCCAATTTCCTCTCCTCCTTGTGGGTGTCTGTGGAGCGGACGGTACTTGGAACGGGACTTGCGTTAGTGGTAAATACGATTGCAGCGTATGCGCTCTCCAAGGAGACGCGAGTCTTCCGTGCACGCAATATCTACCTTTGGTATTTTGTCATCACCATGTTATTCAGCGGTGGTCTCATTCCGGGCTACATTCTGATTCTGAAGCTTGGACTGATGAATACATTGCTGGCGTTGATTCTGCCTGGATTGGTTGCGGTATTTAACATTATTCTGCTGCTTAATTTCTTCCGTACCGTACCCAAGGATCTGGAGGAAGCCGCTTTTATTGATGGGGCGGGGCATTTGCAGACTTTTATCAAAATATATTTGCCCGTCTCCATACCCGTCATTGCCACGGTTTCCCTATTCATGATGGTCGGACATTGGAACTCTTATTTTGACGGGATCATCTATATTCGAGATTCAGAAAAGCTTCCGCTGGCGACATTTATGCAGACGATTATCGTTCAGGCCGACATGTCCAAGCTCGACCCGGAAGCCGTCGCCAATCTGTCCCAGCGAATCATTCGGGCCTCGCAAATCTTTATCAGTGCACTGCCGATCCTGCTCGTGTATCCGTTTCTGCAACGTTATTTTGTGACCGGGATCGTGGTCGGGGCGGTAAAAGAATAA
- a CDS encoding ABC transporter permease subunit, with amino-acid sequence MEANRVPQVNIGSKPNRRKKKVYKQPWILHLMVLPAAIMVFIFSYIPMSGILMAFQDYKPALGFFNSEWVGLKHFRHMWENDYFLQITWNTLFFACSKIVMNLIIPFIFALLLNEVRKMALKRTIQTLVYLPHFLSWVTLSGILIDILAQTGIINQFLSSVFGIKPIFFLGDGNWFRFTIIASDVWKEFGFNTIIFLAALSGINPSLYEAAEVDGAGRCKQTMYITIPALIPIGIVIATLALGNVLNANFDQIFNLYSPLIYQQADIIDTFVYREGLLSGQFSFATAVNLFKSVISLILIVISYRLAYRFAGYRIF; translated from the coding sequence ATGGAGGCTAACCGGGTGCCGCAGGTGAACATTGGGAGCAAGCCGAATAGAAGAAAAAAGAAAGTCTATAAACAACCATGGATTCTCCACTTGATGGTGTTGCCGGCGGCCATTATGGTTTTTATTTTTTCGTATATTCCGATGTCCGGGATTCTTATGGCATTTCAAGACTATAAACCTGCACTGGGTTTTTTCAATTCTGAATGGGTCGGACTGAAGCATTTCAGGCACATGTGGGAGAATGATTATTTCCTGCAAATTACGTGGAATACGCTGTTTTTTGCCTGCTCCAAAATTGTAATGAACCTGATTATTCCGTTTATCTTCGCCTTATTGTTGAATGAGGTCAGGAAGATGGCGCTCAAAAGAACCATTCAAACACTCGTGTATCTTCCGCACTTTTTGTCTTGGGTTACGCTTTCAGGCATTCTGATCGATATTCTGGCCCAGACAGGGATCATCAATCAATTCCTTTCCTCTGTATTCGGCATCAAGCCGATTTTCTTCCTGGGGGATGGCAACTGGTTCCGCTTTACGATCATTGCAAGTGATGTCTGGAAGGAGTTTGGCTTCAACACGATCATTTTCCTGGCGGCACTGTCCGGTATTAATCCGTCACTCTATGAAGCGGCTGAAGTGGATGGGGCGGGGCGCTGTAAGCAGACGATGTATATTACCATCCCGGCGCTTATTCCGATTGGGATCGTGATCGCAACCCTGGCACTAGGCAATGTGCTCAATGCAAACTTCGATCAGATCTTTAACTTATATAGTCCATTAATCTATCAGCAAGCAGATATCATTGATACCTTTGTGTACAGGGAAGGTCTGCTTAGTGGGCAGTTCAGCTTCGCTACCGCCGTGAATTTATTTAAATCGGTTATTAGCTTAATCCTGATCGTGATCTCATACCGACTGGCCTACCGATTCGCGGGGTACAGAATTTTCTAG
- a CDS encoding sensor histidine kinase: MNLWKRFILFQGTARSRFSLFAKINCLIVVLFIPIIIMYTYSNNVTYDVVSKELQISNTKQLTFLSSQIDSRINQMMDFSLILSRDPNVRAFNGLNMWDDLYDQMQTRYVIQEKMMLQSGVTDIWPTRYAVYSQQNQDVIANYNRSSGYDENYLKRNMSGQWTYGDHGAESQEELQSFYWFFTDSLAQPGMLTGSNLVIEASFSYENIQNMLDTYKKGGQGDPFFYHKGNSPILNRSADKQLSEELIRYLDTHSPEDTTPDVVKLNGKNYLVSSVKSSYLDWHLVDVVPLYQILQPISLSRNLFYLFMVLLFVVGISASILLYRNVQYPIKKLIQGLQRVQRGDYSVRLHSKDQNEFSFLFHRFNDMSHQIQDLIENVFHEKIRAREATLKQLQAQINPHFLYNCLGYIINMAQMKDEEAVISMAYNLSAYYRYTTRVERETSSLKEEIKLLVNYLDIQKLRNGRIEYHIDIPEHMLSQSVPRLMLQPIVENSVIHGVAKSYSSGEIRISGESSDGFCKIYIDDDGPGLSPDQLEALNRKMQQPLQEEMGCGLWNTNQRIMHLFGNQSCLIFKPSPLGGFRTEIIWEIPTEEENHNDIS; this comes from the coding sequence ATGAATTTATGGAAGCGCTTTATATTATTCCAAGGAACGGCTCGATCCCGGTTTAGTCTGTTTGCCAAAATAAACTGCTTAATCGTGGTTTTGTTCATCCCCATTATTATCATGTATACCTACTCGAACAATGTCACCTACGATGTCGTAAGCAAAGAGCTGCAAATATCCAATACCAAACAGCTCACGTTTTTATCCAGTCAGATCGATTCCCGCATTAATCAGATGATGGATTTCAGTCTTATTCTCTCTAGAGATCCCAATGTCAGAGCATTCAATGGTTTGAACATGTGGGATGATCTTTATGACCAGATGCAGACCCGATATGTCATTCAGGAAAAGATGATGCTTCAATCCGGGGTCACAGATATATGGCCCACCCGATATGCTGTGTATTCACAGCAGAACCAAGATGTCATCGCCAACTACAACAGATCATCAGGGTATGATGAGAATTACCTAAAAAGAAATATGAGTGGCCAATGGACATATGGTGATCATGGTGCGGAATCTCAAGAGGAGCTTCAATCCTTTTACTGGTTCTTTACCGATTCCTTGGCCCAGCCGGGGATGTTGACGGGAAGCAACCTGGTGATTGAAGCCAGCTTCAGTTATGAGAACATTCAGAACATGCTGGACACGTACAAGAAAGGTGGACAAGGCGATCCCTTCTTTTATCACAAAGGGAATTCGCCCATTCTGAACCGCAGTGCAGACAAGCAGCTATCCGAAGAACTCATTCGTTATCTGGATACTCACTCCCCGGAGGACACTACACCGGATGTCGTGAAGCTGAATGGGAAGAACTATCTGGTCAGTTCTGTAAAGTCTTCATATTTGGATTGGCATTTAGTAGATGTGGTCCCACTCTATCAGATCCTGCAACCCATTTCACTCAGTCGGAACCTGTTCTATCTCTTTATGGTTCTGCTATTTGTTGTGGGCATTTCCGCTTCAATACTACTGTACAGAAACGTTCAATATCCGATCAAAAAGCTGATCCAGGGCTTACAGCGTGTGCAGCGGGGAGACTATTCCGTACGTCTGCATAGCAAGGATCAGAATGAGTTCTCATTTCTGTTTCATCGATTTAATGATATGTCTCATCAAATTCAAGATCTGATCGAGAATGTATTTCATGAAAAGATCAGAGCCCGGGAAGCCACGCTGAAGCAGCTGCAGGCGCAGATCAATCCCCATTTTCTGTATAACTGCCTTGGCTATATCATCAATATGGCCCAGATGAAGGATGAAGAAGCGGTCATCTCTATGGCTTATAACTTAAGTGCGTACTATCGCTATACCACCCGAGTGGAACGAGAAACGTCTTCTTTGAAGGAAGAAATCAAGCTGCTCGTCAACTATTTGGATATCCAAAAGCTGCGCAATGGGAGAATTGAATATCATATCGATATCCCTGAGCATATGCTTAGCCAGTCTGTTCCACGTTTAATGCTTCAACCGATTGTGGAAAATTCGGTCATTCACGGCGTAGCGAAGTCGTATTCATCTGGTGAAATCCGAATTAGCGGGGAAAGCTCGGACGGTTTCTGCAAAATTTACATTGATGACGACGGACCCGGCCTGAGCCCGGATCAGTTGGAAGCTCTGAATCGTAAAATGCAGCAGCCGCTGCAGGAGGAGATGGGCTGTGGTCTCTGGAATACGAACCAGCGGATCATGCACCTATTCGGCAATCAGTCATGCCTTATTTTCAAGCCGTCCCCGCTCGGCGGATTCCGAACAGAGATCATCTGGGAGATTCCAACAGAGGAAGAAAATCATAACGATATAAGTTGA
- a CDS encoding response regulator — MQMIIVDDEAHWVDNLSMTKPWHTLGIEHVHKAYSAHEALQIIDTHPIDIVISDIQMPEMTGIELIERIRVRDKKIKCILLSGYSEFDYAKKAIQYEAVDYLLKPPTDDELMGAVQKAIDQLNTEWELISSLKRTQFTLRENLPHLRGRLLLEALQGHRFAAGEWERKLANYDLPFHDGDYALMLVRMEEEFRHYDNNDQTLIEYAVSNMAEEIMGEFMEVWGVKEEHGYLVFLIQLKENDTDIGKETILEKLSVQLQSKVKQFLKGSLSIVITEWFPFPELLYDRFRQASAYFRQIVGDEREFVMRVSDVETPAAQGPLDVLYTPPSFIHLLESGQWDAAEEKIVAVCEELDEKWSESWEHCMEAGFLITASFTNLAHRNRLTLATLMGSDMEWLQSGKAFSTISKLRKWSLSVLGKLKEGTSNEIKDIRSEYVKKIQDFTDKNLHLDVSLRVLADHVNLHPTHLSKIYKIETGEGISDYISRLRMDRACHKLKMTTKKVYEISMEIGYMDPAYFIKVFKRQFGVTPQEYRDHHK, encoded by the coding sequence ATGCAGATGATCATCGTAGACGATGAAGCACACTGGGTAGATAACCTTTCCATGACCAAACCCTGGCACACGCTGGGGATTGAACATGTGCATAAAGCTTACTCAGCACATGAAGCACTACAAATTATCGATACGCACCCCATTGATATTGTGATCTCGGATATTCAGATGCCCGAAATGACAGGTATTGAACTGATCGAACGGATCAGAGTCCGTGACAAAAAAATAAAGTGTATTCTTTTATCCGGATATTCCGAATTCGATTACGCCAAAAAAGCCATCCAGTACGAGGCCGTTGATTACTTGCTGAAACCACCGACTGACGATGAATTGATGGGCGCCGTTCAAAAGGCCATTGATCAATTAAACACAGAATGGGAGCTCATAAGCTCACTTAAACGAACCCAGTTTACCCTTCGGGAGAATCTGCCCCATTTACGTGGTCGACTGCTCCTTGAGGCCTTACAGGGACATCGATTCGCAGCCGGCGAATGGGAACGGAAACTTGCGAATTACGATCTGCCCTTCCACGACGGAGATTACGCGTTAATGCTTGTACGTATGGAAGAAGAATTCAGGCACTATGACAACAACGATCAAACCTTGATCGAATATGCAGTCAGCAATATGGCTGAAGAGATTATGGGTGAGTTTATGGAAGTCTGGGGCGTGAAGGAGGAACATGGATATCTGGTGTTTCTGATTCAACTTAAAGAGAACGATACCGACATTGGAAAAGAAACTATACTGGAGAAGCTTTCTGTGCAGCTTCAGTCTAAGGTCAAGCAGTTCCTGAAGGGTTCCCTCTCCATCGTCATCACCGAGTGGTTCCCGTTTCCAGAACTGCTATATGACCGCTTTCGGCAGGCCTCGGCTTATTTCCGGCAAATTGTCGGAGATGAGCGCGAATTCGTGATGCGGGTCAGTGACGTGGAAACGCCCGCAGCGCAAGGCCCCCTGGATGTCCTGTATACTCCGCCCTCTTTCATTCATCTGTTGGAAAGCGGGCAATGGGATGCCGCAGAAGAAAAAATAGTAGCCGTCTGTGAGGAGCTGGATGAGAAATGGTCGGAATCGTGGGAGCATTGTATGGAGGCAGGTTTTTTAATTACGGCTTCTTTCACCAATCTCGCACACCGAAATAGGCTTACTCTGGCTACCTTAATGGGTAGCGATATGGAGTGGCTGCAGAGCGGGAAAGCTTTCTCCACCATCAGTAAACTGCGAAAATGGTCGCTTAGTGTGCTCGGCAAACTCAAGGAAGGCACGTCCAACGAAATCAAAGACATACGTTCCGAGTATGTGAAGAAGATTCAGGATTTTACGGATAAAAACCTGCATCTGGATGTTTCCCTCCGTGTACTGGCCGACCATGTCAATCTGCATCCGACCCATTTGTCCAAGATTTATAAGATTGAAACTGGTGAAGGCATAAGTGATTATATCTCGCGCCTGCGCATGGATCGTGCCTGTCACAAGCTGAAAATGACCACCAAAAAAGTATATGAAATCAGCATGGAGATTGGATATATGGACCCTGCTTATTTTATCAAGGTGTTCAAACGCCAGTTTGGGGTCACGCCGCAGGAGTACAGAGACCATCATAAATAG